In Malus sylvestris chromosome 2, drMalSylv7.2, whole genome shotgun sequence, the genomic stretch tatatacacCGTTTAAATTATAGAGATTGTAGGGGTGGAAGGCATGATcttggaatatatatatatatatatatatatatatatatatatatatatatatatgtatgtgtgtgtgtgtacttatTTCTATATTGACTTTTAATGATAAGGTGCTTGAATGCGAGAGCTAGGTAGAGATCTCGATCTCCCACTTGCTTTGACAGCCCCACGGAATTTTCATGTAGCAATCTTACTTTTCCCCAACAAATCTCTCTGAAATGGAttgatatatgcatatatatggaTGACCTTTCTGAATTGACATGCATCAAAGTGAAACCCAATATTCGGTTTCAAAGAGAATCGGAATGTCGTGACTCGTGAGGTAGAAAATTCAGTACAATTAATGACATATATAAATACTTATATATAATACTTTTATGCAGTCAATCAATCGTATATATACAAAGGCCAAAACTTTTTTTCTTGggggattaattttttttgtcagacGTCAATAGTATAGGCTTGCTCTTATATTTGGGAAGAATGTTTGCCGCTTGTGCCAAATCGTGCCCACCTATTTAATTGTATTGGTACTGGTTGTATTCATAGTCACTCGACCTAATTAATTTTTCTCCTTGAgcaaatttctttttttatttttttattttttttgtataaataaaGGGAAATATCCTGAGAGTAGTACTTGACCGAAAGAAAATTAGTGAGAGGACTATTTCCTGGATTGTTGTGCCAAGTTTTCTCCGTTTTTCCGTCATTTCTACAGGAATATCTCCAACAGCTTAGCTAAATCATGTTGTTTGAACTTGGATAAATTTAACCCAAAACCACAAAAAGCTTGATCCACAGCGTCGTTATATCCCAGTTAACCTAGCTTTGTAAATGGTTGCAAGATTTCTTTACTTTCCATATGGCCAAGAGATTCGGCGTCAGCAGCCCATTGAGTTATTAATGAGCAACCATTAAGACCTGTTTAATTTGATATCACCATAATATAAAGGTGGGTTTGGTAATAATAAAGATAATATAAAGTAAAATCAAACTAAATGCGTTTTAATGAGTACCTTTTAAtaaatagtattcaaagttatgaaatgaaaaaaatattcaaagttgTAGGAGTAACATTTTTAAAATCGGCTAAAAGCCAAAACAATCTTCGAATTTCATGCTAAACTCATTAAAATATATCTAGTGTTGTTGGAGATGCTCGAAGTCATAAACCCGGAGAAAATTTGTAAGTAAAAAACAAGAGATAATTTACGAAAAATTTAGATGCAAATGATACATAGCAGAAGAAAGATTTTACATGCAATAAACTCGGAGGAGTAAACGAAGCGCCACAGAAGGATTACAGTGAACGCAGGGAAGCAGGTCCGTCGGCTCGTCGATCTGATGCTGTTTCCCCGGTGAAGGCTACAGGATTCCATCAGCGTATGCCGATTTTTCTCTACCAAAACACGATATCGATGAACTCCTTTGCTTCTCTCGGTTTGTGGCGATATTCGGTTAGTATTTTAGTCGTGAAAGCTCTGCTGCTTTCACTGAGAAGATGGAGCACGGGGTTTGCCTTTGATGGAGTTGAGGTGTTGGGCCACGAAGATGATGCCCATTACAAGTATGAGGCAACCAACCAGGGTACTGAAGAAGAGGGCACCTGGTTGCCTTGTCTGGACAAACCCGTACACCCCGGTATTCGTCACAACAATAAGATCAGTGAGCCCGTCGTTTGAGAAGTCCTCGGTGATCAGGGCGTGTGTAGGCGGTGCTGGAAGGACAACTGATGTTACGATACTTCCTCCAGGAGAAATCACTACAGCCTCTTGTTCTCCGGCAGCAAGGACCACCTCTTGGATATCATGAACCCGCAACGAGAATGACTTCAGTGTAGGGACCACGTTACCAGCCTCCATCATCCCTGACGGAGATGGAAGATTTGACCATATAGCACCCGTCGTCAGCTGCCACTGCCAAATGGCATCATGGCCATGCAATCCAGGGGAGTATGATGTTACCTGAGAGAAAGTACACATCTTAAGTTGCCAATTCTGCATAAGTAAACAGTACCCTGTACCTTACAAGATTATAATTGAATTTTGTGAGTGATCTCATCCCAATCCATGACGCGATCAAGATTAGAATGCATACCTCACCACGATTTGTCAAGAAGACAACATCACCATGGCTTCCCTTACGATGCCTATGGCCATCTCTTCTTGGAATGAGAATGGGAGTTGCTACCTCCAACGATGCTAAATCATGAGTTCGACCAAAGCCTCTAGAATATTCTCCATGTTGGAATAAGTTAAAAAGGGAATGATGACATATCGAAGCATTAAATAGTTGTTCTCGAACGGGTACACCAGAGGTCGCAACAGCCCAACAGGGACGGAGCACTTCCATGGATCCACTAGCAACAGTCTGCTCAGCGCCATTTCCCCCTACAGCCTGCAGAGAAGGCACAGATTCTGTCACATTTATCACCCATGCAGCCATAAACAAAATCTACACTTCAGGCCACAAGTTAATTATGCCACATTTATCCCTGcatttcctcctttttttttcttttgtggttgtccaccaattataatttttttatcattgtgCTTTAGATCCACAGAGCATAATTCAACAGACATTTAACTTCCAACATCCACTGAGCATTAAACTTTTAGGCTGTTCAGCCAACTAGAATTGAGATAAGAGACTAAGggatggtttgggagtgaggtgcttaaaaaaaaagcacctatgaaaaaaagctgtgagggttttaagtgtttggtaaactgaaaaaaaaaagcttattttggaagctgctgtgagaataagctgaaatcaaaggaacaagctgaagctgctatttgcagctttggaaaactggctttttttcaaagcacacggagctacagtgctcctttaatgaaaagacccactatcaaactgctttttttttccaaaagcacttttacaaaaaagtttaccaaacactctgctgatttatttcgcagccgcttattctcatagcagttttttttcaaagcacaacaatactaAACCAGACCTAAAGGTAGAAAGTTGAGAGATGTGCACCTGGACATGATCTAGGACTCCATCGCCATTTACATCAGCATGAAGGCCACCCTCTTGAAGATGAAGCTGATAAGATCGATAAATTTTGCATTACATCGattaagaaataacataaatatTCCACAGTTGAAACAAAGTTTTTCTATGTATGTATGTCCATATATCAGATAgaaagtaaaaataagaaatgaaGGACTGAGCTGAAGCAGGGTGGATCTCTCTCAAGTctcaacatataaaaaaaataaaagaacaaagGCTGCTCTCTTTCTTTCACAAACCAAAGCATGAATGGCAATCATATCAAGTGTAATTTAACTTTGGTTATGACGCTACAAGGGAAATTGAGTGGGCTTTTCGTTTACCTTACAGAAAGTGCGACCAGATGCTAAGTGAATAACTTCTATTCCTTCTTTTTGATGAGCTACAACGACATTAGGGACCCACCAAAGCTGAGTGTGGTTTGTTATGGTAGGTATATATTGATATGGCTGCACCAGAAACATAAACAGGTCAAAAAGGAATTTCAACATACGATAAACAATCTTACATTCAAATGGTTCACAAGTCGCACCTTCTTAGATTTTGCTGAACCAGCATACTGAATAGCTTTTCCAatcaagtttgaaattttttttgttgagtcCTTTCCAGGAGGATGGTTTTCTTCTGGCTTGTGGAAAGGGAAGTTAATAGTCTTTCCAGATGTTCTCTTCACTGTTTTCCTTTTGTGCCGCCTGAAATGTGCAAGTTCCAACAAAGTATCTTCTCTTCTATCCTGGTAATGGCATGCAAATTGGCAAATCACTTACCACAAAATAATACATTCAGTTGAACAGAAGTGCAATTAACGGAGTAAAAGACAGTCCTTTTAACATACCCAATGATGTGGCATAACTCCAAGGATAGATTCTCTGAATTCCCTACATTCATACTACAATGTAACATGTATCAGGGGGCTTATCTCAAAAGAATCTATCATAAATGAAGTCCAAACAAGCATGAATCATAAGCAATTTAGAGCAACAAGATGAAAACTAGTAACAACTTTATCAGGTAAAGAAAATGCGTACTGAAAGAGAGAGATTTCCATAAGCTTCTTCAGGGACCATTTTTCAAGTCGAAACTCAAATATTTCATATGTTTGACCAAAACAAAACTCCAAAGAATAAGAGTTTCACAACATTATACAAAGTACAATGAAAAATTGATTAACATATACACTGGGTAACTGTAACAGATAACCATGCAGTTTTGTAAATGGTAGAATAACATACCTCTCCTGGACGATGACTATTCATAGCCTGAACATCAAGCTTGTAGTTATGCTGTGGAATTAACCGTGAAGCATCTGAAGAATTCTCTTCAATATTCTAAACAACCAAATGACTGAATCAGCTATTCGAGAAGCAAATACTTCAATATTCTTTATCAAAAGTTGGACTCATCAATCAGATAAGAGTTAAACACCAGGTAGTAGTGTAATAGCAACATGCATCAATAAGATACTAAAAGAGAAAAACTCTAGCTTGTACACCTGCTATAAATTTTTTGGATATATTACACCAGAAAATTAATGTCTTTCTAGTTTCTAAGTATAGTATGAACTATAAAGCATAGAAGTGCTAAAGTAAAAAGCATATGTACAAAAAATACGAAGATCACCTCATTCTTTCTAGTCCATCTAATAGTTCCAGAGTTACCAGCAAAtgcataaaatgcaaaatggcGCAAATCCACAGTTCCTGAACTCTCAGAAGCCTGCACAAGATAGATAGAAAAAAAACCATCAAAACACTACactaccaagaacaaaaaaaagtaaatagctGTCATGACTGGTTTCATATAGTTTTGTTGACTCAGAAGCTCAAACATTAGCAATATCATACTTTAAACCAAGAAATGAGAATGCTTtaaatgcaaaaatctgaagATCAAGTTATCCACCCTAATTAAAAAAAGCAAGAGTTTTTCATGCATAAACCAAAAAAATGCTTTTACCTCCTTTTCAGTTAGATTTCTTCTATGCTGCTCAGCACTTCTATCCGCCATCCCAATTTCTTCAAAAGGATCCATGGAAATCTAAAAAATGATAGGAAATCACTTTTAAGAGCACCGTAGACTGATTAAAAATGTGAGTCTTCAGTTTAAACATTACAACAGCAATAACAGGTCAAATGTAGAAGTATGGTTTCAATCAAGTACTCCACAGAAAAGAATTTAAGATGACAAGAACGGACAATAAATAGAAACTTGTGAAATACCAGGAGCAGTGAAGCAAcgaatatagaaaaaaaaaagctataaCAAAAGCAAGTCCAATTTGAACCTTTATAATCGATATTCATCTTGACGGAAAAGTGCAAAGAAGATTAAGGTCAGCATTTCTttatcaacatcctcaaagtttgTAAAGACATCTAATTAAGGGATGCTAAAGCTAGTAGAGAATGCTTCTGCCATCACACTAGATGAATTGTTTAGAAGTTATGAATGAAAACCGTGGGCTTTAAAGTTCGCAAACAATCTTGGCAGTAGGATATATACTTGTAACCACACATGCTTTCTCCATAACGAATACTCGAAAGAAAAGTTGATTCCAGAATAAATGGAAACAAATTAGAACTGAATAATATAACAAGAAACGTACATGAGGCTGCATTTCCATTCTTCCACCAACAATCACCAATCCTGTATCCCCATGCTTCAAGGTGTAGTTAGTTATTGAGATGGCAATCTCCCTATGGTGGGCGTTATGTGGAAAATCCTCCTGTAAAATTCCAACTAGAATAAGACTATGGAATCGGATAACACCGACCAAGTCACCATTAGATATGAACAAAATTCCAAACTTTCCACAAACCTGTAAATTGACGTCCCACAGCCTTTTGAGGTTGGAATCAAAGCACACAACAGACCAACCCGACGTAACAACCACCAAAACTTGCCTGGGTCTTTGCCCCGGCCGAAGCTTGTCAATAACCCCGGTAGCCATTGCCACAGGCTGTCTGCCGGAGGAGATGCGGATTTTGTCAGGCAAAAGGCTGACCTCCGCAAGCACGCGCGCGTTGCTGAATCCTTCGTCTACACGCCTACTATGAGGCTCCAAAACctaacaataacaaaaattacCAATAACACTAAACCCTCAGCATACCTAACAAGTAAGTAACAATgaaaatgaagagagagagagagagagagagagagagagagagagagagacctggaTTTTGGCATCGTGGGTGGCGACGAGGACTTCCTTCTTGCCGTCTCCGTTGAGATCGGCCACGATCGGCGGAGGAAGGCGGTCGCCTTCGAACTTGATTGGGTAGTCGTCGGAGAGGTGCATCCACGCCTCTCTGAAGGAGAAATCACCCTCGTGCTGaaatttcaaaatcaaaatccaatCAGAAACAATTCAAACCGAGTTCAATTAAATAGAAATGCATAAATTCGATTGTCGTTAGAGTTTCTGTAGGGCTTTTGAGGGGACctgaagagagaagaagatggcGAAGGCGGAGAGCATGAGAATGGCCAAATCTCGCTTCCTCATGGTGAAGTCTCCGCCGCCGAGAATCCAATTTCGCGGAGGACGGAGTGTTGAGCTGCAGCGGCGAGTGGAGCCTTGGAGAATCTGCGACTGTGGCCGTTACTTTCGGGTAGATTTTACCCCCGGTACTCCAGAAGACGGCGTCTGACTTCCGGAACTTCCTTTTGCTTTGGCCTTTTGCCACGTTTTTTGATGCGATAGCGTGCTGCGACGTCATTATTTCAtacaaattaatgaaaattatttgaaaactttTAAGATTTAttgataagaataaaataaaaagtaaatgaatagtatcaagattaactttttaatgtaaaaatatgttttttaattaaagtaaacagtagcGAGCGCTTTTTGTTAAATTTctcataatttaatttgtttttcctttttgttagaATATTTTTGTGTGTGAAAAACCATTTTTTACCTTTGAGATTGCTGTTGTTTCTTTTCAAAACTGTTTTTGCTGTGGACAATAAATAGTTATACAAAACAGTAGTTAAATGTTTAGTTAAAAATAAGTATTGTCAATGAAAGTTTCATTGAAGGTTATTACTCACCTGCCGCCTAtaaaaaaacgtttttttttttaaaagcaaggTTGGGGCTGTTTCTGTTTTAGACCCATgattttgaaaacaaattttttttttcttttacgaAACACAATTTTAACTCCAACTTTTTAaagaagtttgaaaaaaaaaaaaacttttttagcAACCCCAAACTAATCTTGTCTCACGCCTTAAATTGCAGTCAATCAtttgttttacttatatttgcacattgtaattaagcaagtgaacagctttcttctttttcaggAGTAACATCCTTTAGTCGGCCTATCTGGATTACTTTTTTTCTCAATCGGCCTATGTGGATTACTTTTTTTCTCAGTCGTTAAACGTTATATTTATCGGCTAACTGTTAGCCTAGTAATATTTTTCTCCACTTTTGCATTCAAAGCTCCAAGTTCATTTCCTATCCAATACTCAGAATTTAATACATGTTGGTGGTTTTGATatttaggagaaatttttaattgtgacggaaacataaatggtacatcacgtgttataatagcagtggtgagaaattttattttttaagttattaactttttagcacacatatcacactacactgaaaaatctctcgataTTTAGAAGGATTGATATTAGTAATCTCGAGAGGAGAAAACTAAGGCAACAAACCGTACAAAAGAGCAAGAaggcaacttttttttttaggagCAAGAAGAAGGCaactttagaaaataaaaagatttgAAGCTTGGCCAGTAAAAAGATTAGCCTTTCTTTTTCACATTTCACTGCATACATTCATATACATAATTCCCAACTCTTGTGCACTCTTCATAAACTGTGACATCCACAACAAAGTCGGAGTCCGGCCGTTTAGTGCTGTCCACCGGACAAAGGAAAGTACAGAAACATTTGATTTCTAGCTACTTTCTATACACATTTAGAAGGAGAAGCGTCGGCGTGTAGCTTGGTTAGACATTCGTCTGGTTGCAGTGACCGGTACAGAATGAAGTTTTATGATTTTATCAAATCATTTTCAGTAGGTtatctcaacatcttatgcttccgctTGGTCTCTAGATATGAAGCAAGTTGTGCGTTCTTCCTTTTGGCCAGCTCCAACTCCTTCTCTAGGTTTTCAACCTATTTCGTTCCAGAAACAAAAAGCAAAGCTCGGTATCACATTATTCAACAAACTTGAGCACTAAGTCATTCAGCCTGCCAACTTGAATTAATGACGTAATGAATCAACGATGTGATGTTGAACTTCATACATACCGtcttcttcatctcagactccttctgcatCTGAGCATCACACCTGTAGCAAAAGGGTTTTGTTGGGTTCAAgagaagaaacaaatagagcGACTCAATTATATAGCATGTAAATATCTTGGTGCCACATTCCCAACTAATTATGCCTGGTACTTGAATGCAAATTTAGAACGATACCTCATGAAAAGTTGTATATTCTCTTCgcatatctgatcaactgtcatgggCTCTATATCGTCCGCAGACCCCACTACCTCATTCGACATCTGCATTGGCATTCAACAATGTAAGAATAGTTTATTCTGTACTCAGagcaaaacaaaattagaaacaaGACAATGCCACTGAAATATAGAGAACCCAGAGGGGTTTATCAGGGTCTGTTGTGGTCCACTGCCCTAGAAATCGTAGTATGCATCATCGTTCTTTTATAAGGTTTATGAACATGAATGTGGTGAACCTGCTGAGCACATGATATGTCCTAAACCTCCAAGTGGCCATGcccttatatttattttttaagcatTTCAACTTTCAACTGATTATTTGGTTGAACATCAACAGTGTTTGTTCTTGTTTAACTACTGGCAAGTAAGTTTTCTAAGAGTGAAACTAGCTCCTCTGCAATGTAATACATAACGATGTTTGATAGTCATAGATAATATGAacactacaaacatttgagaccCAAGGCTAGAGACCGTGCTACCAGAAAACTCTTGAATATCCTTGGTACGAAGTTTAACCAAGAATGTTCCTAACCATTGCGTGCTAGCTGTCAACCGTACTAAATAGATTGAAATAACGAATGGTAAGAAGCAAACAAGAAATTAATACTCTGTCTCACTTACAGTTGGCGAATCGTTTTCAAAACCAGTTTGGTGGCCACTTCCATGCTGCCCATTGCTCGTATCTTGTACAATATTAGCAGGAAGGTCATCCATAGTTTGGTCAAGATTCATCGAATTTGACGCAAGTCTAGCAGAAGATTTATACGTCGGGTCCTTTGGCAGGTTGCGAGTAAAACCAATAGGTTGATATCCCACAAAGTGACATTTGCTTTTCCTGTCTTGTCCAGAACAATTCAACAAATCAGAACAGTGAAAATACATGATTCTGTGTCAGGAAAGCACATCAATGTAAAGAAAGCCAATACGTGTGtgtgcgagagagagagagatcaaagGATGTATGGCATACACATACTTTACAAAGGTTTAACATGGAAAATGAAGTACTACTAGATACCATACCTAATGTTCCACTCATTCTATAAATGCTAAGGGGAAAATGACCAGAATCCAAAAGAGAGACCAAAAGTTTTCTTCTATGCTGCACCCATTTTATGAACAGATATGGACCTTCCATGGCATCAAGTTCCAACTCATGGAGTGGAAGCTTCTTTCCTGAGACCGGTTTATAATGGATAGACGTCTGCAAAATATattctgtgtgtgtgtatagaaTTTAGTGCTGTTGACTTCTCTTCTATGCCTGGTCTTTCTTTTGTACACCCCCAGTGTGCCCAGGGTATTATTAAACCTTTTCCTCATTTAAAAAGAATATAATTTAACCatcagttttctttcttttctttcaaaagGACCAGACACCCCTCAACAATAACAATGACATCCCAACCCCTGTAAAGAAAAAGGTTGTCTGTAATTTGGAAGTTACAATAACTCACCAGAAATCATTTACCATTTGTTTCAGCCTATTTTCAAGCCGGGTAAACAATGAAGATCTCTCAAAATCCTGCTTATCATGTGCGGGCTCTATAAAATTTGCTTCAAAAATTCCTGGTGATATGTACATTAAAGCATATTAATAAACGAATGTCCAGAACATATCTAGAACATATCTACAATGAAAATAAACGAATATGTCCAGAACATATCTACAATGAGAAATACAGAGTTAAGGAATCGTACCAACAACACCATTCCCCTTTGAAGAGCCATCAGCTGTGACTTTCCAGAAGGGCTGCAACAACGTGAAAAAAAGTCACTGCATCAGTGATAACTGGAATGTCACTGATCACAATTACACAATAGCCATCCTTATCATGTAGCtcacttgaaattgcattaatTTTCATTATAGATTCAGctaaagaggtcgcacttggtgcgatggcaagtgccttcgcccatgagcggtaggtctcgggttcgagacttgggagcagcctctccataaatgggggtaaggctagccgacattcacctctcccagaccctgcgtaaagcgggagccttgtgcactgggtacgacctttttttttttatagattcaGCTAAAGAGTAAGAAAAGCAACAAATAGCCAAATTTCACAGCGCTGTGTGACTGAAAGTCAATTCCGTATATTGTACTTCCATGAATTACATCCATTTTATTGATCATCTAGCCCAACTTACAACTTCAAAACATAGTATACTATATGATTCACGATATACTAATTTGCAGTTAGCAACATAAGTTTCAAAAAGATAGAAACTGCACTTCAGCGTACTCAAAACATACCCTGATGAGGCGATTCTTGTGGTACACATTGAATCCACTAACTGCAAGTGCAGGTGCCTCTTTAATGAATCCAATGGTTGTTTCCACTGTAACCTTAAGCAGGAAACCAGgcatttgaattatttttcatttcaGAACTACAAAACTTCCATAGCTCAAGAATGTTGCAGAGAAAAATGAAAGATAACTTACCTCTTTCAATATAGCCAGCTGAGGCTTGTACGGTACAACGTCTACATATTTCAAGTCATCTTTAATATCATATTGCTGTACAGGTTTTCCCCTTAGTATAATCTTGAAGTCTGTAAATCTTCTGAGGTACAGAATGGAAGCATAAGCCTGATCATAAGAATATGACTGAATAAGAATCGCCATAGTAAAACAACTGTTGCTGAAAAATAGAATCATCATGGTAAAAAACAAATGttgctggaaaaaaaaaacaaacgtaAAATTTAGATAAGTTACCCTCAATGAAAAGCGGATACGGTAAGATATATGTGATTGTATATCGTTGATTTTCCTTTGTGCTACAACCGAAGTTACACGGGTAGCTTCTTCTCTCAACCGTATATCCTACATcaaacataaaaaagaaccACAAATACTAACAAAATCAGGATCCTCTCTAATGTATTCATTGGTGCACATGCAACAACATTGactaaaatgaaaaacaataaatCCTTCAAATCCATGTCAGGGATTTTATATCAATGGATATGCTTACTCCCGCCAACCTTTAAAAGTAACTAAGGGCGCATGGAATACAATGTTAACATTAATATACTAAAAGTGTAAAATACAAACCAACATATCacttttttaaatcaaaacaatatGATATACCAACAAACAGTTGGCAAGTTTTGCCGGCTTAATGTGATAAAAAACCATGTGCACTGCTGTTTAAGAACGTGGTTTGATAGTGCACAACAGCAAGTAATAAACTAAATATACAGGAAACTAATGACAACTTATTACTTATTATACAATATCATAGAGAAGAATTTTTGTTCATCATTATTTAGAAAAAGTTAAGACTCATCTTCATAAATGATGAAAGGGGAGCACTATAGCCAATTAGTGGTTATTAGGGCAGAGTTCAGCTGAGTTGACTTAAGAAGCTGATTTGGGACACTAAAGCATGGCTGTGTCTCATACTTGTAGATGCAAACATTTAGCATATCACATAAAAGAGGACAGCTGAAAATATGTGCCTAAAACATGGACTTAAGAGAGATTTTATAATTTACGTACAGCCTAATAAGTTTGACAtacctcatcatcatcatcgaaACTCAGCTCATatattccttcatcatttagCCACAAATTGTATATAAGTATTCTTGTTCCATGCGATCCGATTTCCTCAAACTGCAAAATATAATTATTCAAAAAAGCTAGTTAGGGAACAAAGTATGCGgacaccaacaacaacaacaaagccttttcccactaagcggggtcggctatatgaatcctagaacgccattgcgctcggttctgtcAACAGAGTGTGCGGACACCAACCTGAAAAATAGAAAGTAGTGGCATTTCATGGCTTTTAGtcttagattattgtaaattaggTACAAAAATGGCAGCCTGGTTGTGGTTGTACAAATGCCAGAGCAAAAGGCATCATGGCGTGTTGAATAGAATTAATCCACATATTAATCTTAAGATTTTAAAACGCAGTCCTCAACAAACATCAAAGTAAGGGAAAAGTGAGCATAAATTTTTGCCCACAATACACCACAATGGGATTGCTTGTATCCACATACCACTATACAATCTTTGTTCTAATATCTAAAGGAAACATGATGACTGAAAGCTATGGGAGAGAGCCAATTATGCATGAAagacataataaaatatatcTAAACAACAATAGAGGTTGTCTTTTTGAACAATCTTTCCTTTACTTGTATAGACTGGTAGAGAATGtgattcttctttcttttttaacaTGAAATTTAAATCATATATTacagatttttcaatctcctacATAATAGTCTGCAACATATCCACAAAACCCCTTCCAACTACGTGACTACTATCTAAAAACAGATGCCACCAATTTACAACTACTGTTTCAACTGAAATAACTTTATGTTACTGAACTTATTGCTGGTGATGATACCACAAGATTACAGGATTTTACTTCTATACAACAATGGAagtattcaaaaaataaaaaactactgTATAATATTTCTGTAAGAAGAACCATCCAAAACACCTGTCGCATGAGATCGTCCTTTGATGCAAAGGGAGACCATTCTAAGATTGTTTTCAAATTAGAAGTCCAGTCATCCTGTGAGCCATAAATTATTGGTTCCACCCAATTTCCAGAGATGTCATAATCAACCTACAATTGAAATCAAAACAAAGTGTGAAATGTGAGTCACTTGCAAACTCTCAAGGAGGAAAAGAGAAGCTTAATGTTAAAGAGCCAAACAGTACCATTGGAACAATAACGTCATCCTGCCCAGTTCTCCGTAGGAATGTGTAAGATAAAAGACCAACACTCTGGGTAGCTTTTCTAAAAGACAGGTATTAGGGCAGAGTAAGTCATAAACATTGAATTGATTTATGTCAAGGATAAAATATTCAAGGAAAACAGAGGAACTAAGAAT encodes the following:
- the LOC126591268 gene encoding protein MICRORCHIDIA 2-like, yielding MAPKREKDATTVVELDSDDENGAGAGPQNQTNKAPPQTTSQPPQQPAIPNNQTLESRSFWRAGDYAVGPTSRASIAQGQLEHARVHPKFLHSNATSHKWAFGAIAELLDNAVDEVQNGATFVSVDKIDIVKDNSPALLFQDDGGGMDPEGMRKCMSLGYSTKKANTTIGQYGNGFKTSTMRLGADVIVFSRAIRAGKATQSVGLLSYTFLRRTGQDDVIVPMVDYDISGNWVEPIIYGSQDDWTSNLKTILEWSPFASKDDLMRQFEEIGSHGTRILIYNLWLNDEGIYELSFDDDDEDIRLREEATRVTSVVAQRKINDIQSHISYRIRFSLRAYASILYLRRFTDFKIILRGKPVQQYDIKDDLKYVDVVPYKPQLAILKEVTVETTIGFIKEAPALAVSGFNVYHKNRLIRPFWKVTADGSSKGNGVVGIFEANFIEPAHDKQDFERSSLFTRLENRLKQMVNDFWKSKCHFVGYQPIGFTRNLPKDPTYKSSARLASNSMNLDQTMDDLPANIVQDTSNGQHGSGHQTGFENDSPTMSNEVVGSADDIEPMTVDQICEENIQLFMRCDAQMQKESEMKKTVENLEKELELAKRKNAQLASYLETKRKHKMLR
- the LOC126591264 gene encoding uncharacterized protein LOC126591264; this encodes MRKRDLAILMLSAFAIFFSLQHEGDFSFREAWMHLSDDYPIKFEGDRLPPPIVADLNGDGKKEVLVATHDAKIQVLEPHSRRVDEGFSNARVLAEVSLLPDKIRISSGRQPVAMATGVIDKLRPGQRPRQVLVVVTSGWSVVCFDSNLKRLWDVNLQEDFPHNAHHREIAISITNYTLKHGDTGLVIVGGRMEMQPHISMDPFEEIGMADRSAEQHRRNLTEKEASESSGTVDLRHFAFYAFAGNSGTIRWTRKNENIEENSSDASRLIPQHNYKLDVQAMNSHRPGEYECREFRESILGVMPHHWDRREDTLLELAHFRRHKRKTVKRTSGKTINFPFHKPEENHPPGKDSTKKISNLIGKAIQYAGSAKSKKPYQYIPTITNHTQLWWVPNVVVAHQKEGIEVIHLASGRTFCKLHLQEGGLHADVNGDGVLDHVQAVGGNGAEQTVASGSMEVLRPCWAVATSGVPVREQLFNASICHHSLFNLFQHGEYSRGFGRTHDLASLEVATPILIPRRDGHRHRKGSHGDVVFLTNRGEVTSYSPGLHGHDAIWQWQLTTGAIWSNLPSPSGMMEAGNVVPTLKSFSLRVHDIQEVVLAAGEQEAVVISPGGSIVTSVVLPAPPTHALITEDFSNDGLTDLIVVTNTGVYGFVQTRQPGALFFSTLVGCLILVMGIIFVAQHLNSIKGKPRAPSSQ